A window from Erythrobacter sp. YJ-T3-07 encodes these proteins:
- the purL gene encoding phosphoribosylformylglycinamidine synthase subunit PurL — MTTTTSEITPEVVEQHGLSPEEYERVLNALGREPNLLELGIFSVMWSEHCSYKSSRLHLKKLPTEAEWVICGPGENAGVIDIGDGQAAIFKMESHNHPSYIEPYQGAATGVGGILRDVFTMGARPVANANALRFGRPDHPKMKHLVQGVVAGIGGYGNCVGVPTVAGETNFDPAYDGNILVNAMTVGVADSDKIFYSAATGVGNPIVYVGSKTGRDGIHGATMASADFEEDAETKRPTVQVGDPFTEKLLIEACLELMATDAIVAIQDMGAAGLTSSSVEMASNGGVGIRLKMDDVPQREEGMTPYEMMLSESQERMLMVLKPGREAEARAIFEKWELDFAVIGEVTDTGRMVLDFEGETVCDIPLGPLADDAPLYDRPYLSREEYGEWAKITPMKNVPDSADVGADLLKLMGSPALASRRWIFEQYDRQVGADTLQTGGDAGVVRVHGTKKALAISTDCTPRYVHADPYEGGKQAVAEAYRNLCTVGAKPLAITNCLNFANPQRPEIMAQIVHALDGMGEACRTLDFPVVSGNVSLYNESKATGGGSAILPTPAIGGVGLVADYDKLASIGFKGEGDAIYLIAPEFWAKPDPVRSHLGKSLWLKEVHGRDEGRAPPVDLLAERGAGEIVLRLIDEGLLSAVHDCSDGGLAVTLAEMALAGNIGAEVTANDAYTAAQWWFGEDQSRYVVTVSPDKVEAFNAIVAEGPESEAAALVGFRRLGTVGGDSLLGVKIDELRAANEAFFQEWMEG; from the coding sequence ATGACTACTACCACATCCGAGATCACCCCCGAAGTCGTCGAACAGCACGGGCTGAGCCCCGAGGAATACGAGCGCGTATTGAACGCGCTTGGGCGTGAGCCCAACCTGCTCGAACTCGGCATATTCTCGGTCATGTGGAGCGAGCATTGCTCGTACAAATCCTCGCGCCTGCATCTCAAGAAGCTTCCTACCGAGGCCGAGTGGGTGATCTGCGGCCCGGGCGAGAATGCGGGCGTGATCGATATCGGGGACGGTCAGGCTGCGATCTTCAAAATGGAGTCGCACAACCACCCTTCGTACATCGAACCCTATCAGGGTGCGGCGACCGGCGTGGGCGGCATCCTGCGCGACGTCTTCACCATGGGCGCGCGACCGGTAGCGAACGCCAACGCGCTGCGCTTCGGGCGGCCCGATCACCCGAAGATGAAGCATCTGGTGCAGGGCGTGGTCGCGGGCATCGGCGGCTACGGCAATTGCGTGGGTGTGCCGACCGTGGCGGGCGAGACCAATTTCGACCCGGCCTATGATGGCAATATCCTCGTCAACGCGATGACCGTGGGCGTCGCGGATAGCGACAAGATCTTCTATTCTGCCGCGACCGGCGTGGGCAATCCCATCGTCTATGTTGGCTCCAAGACCGGGCGCGACGGCATCCACGGCGCTACCATGGCGAGCGCGGATTTCGAGGAAGACGCCGAGACCAAGCGCCCCACCGTGCAGGTCGGCGACCCCTTCACCGAAAAACTGCTGATCGAGGCGTGCCTCGAACTGATGGCGACCGACGCGATCGTCGCGATTCAGGATATGGGCGCGGCGGGGCTCACCTCCTCTAGCGTCGAAATGGCGTCGAATGGCGGCGTCGGCATTCGCCTGAAGATGGACGACGTACCCCAGCGCGAAGAGGGGATGACCCCCTACGAAATGATGCTGAGCGAGAGCCAGGAGCGGATGCTCATGGTGCTCAAGCCCGGCCGCGAGGCGGAAGCCCGCGCCATCTTCGAGAAGTGGGAGCTGGACTTCGCGGTGATCGGCGAAGTCACCGATACCGGCCGCATGGTCCTCGACTTCGAAGGCGAGACCGTGTGCGACATTCCGCTCGGGCCGCTGGCGGACGATGCGCCGCTGTATGATCGCCCCTACCTGAGCCGTGAGGAATACGGCGAGTGGGCGAAGATCACGCCGATGAAGAACGTGCCCGACAGCGCGGATGTCGGCGCGGACCTGCTCAAGCTGATGGGCAGCCCCGCCCTCGCCTCGCGGCGGTGGATTTTCGAGCAATATGACCGTCAGGTGGGTGCGGATACGCTCCAGACCGGCGGCGACGCGGGCGTGGTGCGCGTGCACGGCACGAAGAAGGCGCTCGCGATCAGCACCGATTGCACCCCGCGCTACGTCCATGCCGATCCTTACGAAGGCGGCAAGCAGGCGGTGGCGGAGGCCTACCGCAACCTGTGCACGGTCGGCGCGAAGCCGCTCGCGATCACCAACTGCCTCAACTTCGCCAACCCGCAGCGGCCCGAGATCATGGCGCAGATCGTCCACGCTCTGGACGGCATGGGCGAAGCGTGCCGCACGCTCGACTTCCCCGTGGTGAGCGGCAACGTGTCGCTCTACAACGAGAGCAAAGCGACCGGCGGTGGCTCGGCCATCCTCCCCACGCCTGCCATCGGCGGGGTCGGGCTGGTCGCGGATTACGACAAGCTCGCCAGCATCGGCTTCAAGGGCGAAGGCGATGCGATCTACCTGATCGCGCCCGAATTCTGGGCCAAGCCCGATCCGGTCCGCTCGCACCTCGGCAAGTCTCTGTGGCTCAAGGAAGTGCACGGCCGAGACGAAGGGCGCGCGCCGCCGGTCGACCTGCTGGCCGAACGCGGCGCGGGCGAGATCGTGCTGCGGCTGATCGACGAAGGCCTGCTGAGCGCGGTGCACGACTGCTCCGACGGCGGGCTCGCCGTGACGCTGGCAGAAATGGCGCTGGCGGGCAACATCGGCGCGGAAGTGACCGCGAACGATGCCTACACCGCCGCACAGTGGTGGTTCGGCGAGGACCAGAGCCGCTACGTCGTCACCGTCAGCCCGGACAAGGTCGAAGCGTTCAACGCGATCGTCGCCGAAGGACCCGAGAGCGAGGCCGCCGCACTGGTCGGCTTCCGCCGTCTGGGCACGGTCGGCGGAGACAGCCTGCTGGGCGTGAAGATCGACGAGCTGCGTGCGGCGAACGAGGCGTTCTTCCAGGAGTGGATGGAAGGCTAG
- a CDS encoding exodeoxyribonuclease VII small subunit: MAEDPQNISDMSFEEALRALQQVVRQLEDGEVPLDQSIALYERGEKLRAACQARLDAAQARIEAIVLDAKGQPSGTKPFDGSE; the protein is encoded by the coding sequence ATGGCAGAGGATCCACAGAACATTTCCGACATGAGCTTCGAGGAAGCTCTCAGGGCTCTCCAGCAGGTCGTGCGCCAGTTGGAAGACGGAGAGGTGCCGCTCGACCAGTCGATCGCGCTGTACGAACGGGGCGAGAAACTGCGCGCGGCGTGTCAGGCACGGCTCGACGCGGCGCAAGCCCGGATCGAGGCGATCGTGCTCGATGCGAAGGGCCAGCCGAGCGGGACGAAGCCGTTCGACGGCTCCGAATGA
- a CDS encoding polyprenyl synthetase family protein, translated as MTQASEMDFEDTHGARLKMALATIRTDVDDAFDALLPVPGDTRAPLVEAMRHAAIGGGKRVRPLLLVATATMLGVSREAAVLAGTAVESIHVYSLIHDDLPCMDDDDMRRGKPTVHKAFDEATAVLAGDALHALAFDVLTDSSVSSDPFIQAELVRCLAQASGMSGMAGGQAMDMAADSATYDLPTITRLQQLKTGALLTASVEMGAILARVPHDARGHLIAYARDIGLAFQIADDLLDHEGDENKAGKALRKDDEQGKQTFVSLMGADAARAQAKALVEQACGHLAHYGEDAGVLCDLARYIVERDR; from the coding sequence ATGACGCAGGCTTCCGAGATGGATTTCGAGGATACGCACGGCGCCCGGCTCAAGATGGCACTCGCCACGATCCGCACGGATGTGGACGATGCGTTCGACGCTTTGCTTCCGGTGCCGGGCGATACCCGCGCGCCGCTGGTGGAGGCGATGCGCCATGCCGCAATCGGTGGCGGAAAGCGGGTGCGCCCGCTGCTGCTGGTCGCGACCGCGACGATGCTCGGCGTGTCGCGCGAAGCGGCGGTGCTGGCGGGAACTGCGGTCGAATCGATCCACGTCTATTCGCTGATCCACGACGATCTGCCGTGCATGGACGATGACGACATGCGCCGCGGCAAGCCGACCGTGCACAAGGCGTTCGACGAAGCGACCGCGGTGCTGGCCGGCGACGCGCTGCATGCGCTCGCGTTCGACGTCCTGACCGACAGTTCGGTGAGCAGCGATCCCTTCATCCAGGCCGAACTGGTCCGCTGCCTTGCGCAGGCGAGCGGGATGAGCGGCATGGCCGGCGGGCAGGCGATGGACATGGCCGCCGACAGCGCGACCTACGATCTGCCCACGATCACCCGCCTGCAACAGCTGAAGACCGGCGCCCTGCTGACCGCGAGCGTGGAGATGGGTGCGATCCTTGCCCGTGTACCGCACGATGCGCGCGGGCACCTGATCGCCTATGCGCGCGACATCGGCCTCGCCTTCCAGATCGCCGACGATCTGCTCGATCACGAGGGTGACGAGAACAAGGCGGGCAAGGCGCTGCGCAAGGACGACGAACAGGGCAAACAGACCTTCGTTTCGCTGATGGGCGCCGACGCGGCACGCGCGCAGGCGAAGGCGCTGGTCGAGCAGGCCTGCGGACATTTGGCGCATTACGGCGAGGATGCGGGCGTGCTCTGCGACCTGGCCAGGTATATTGTGGAGCGGGATCGTTGA
- the coaD gene encoding pantetheine-phosphate adenylyltransferase, protein MSERIGIYPGTFDPITRGHADIIRRAARLVDRLIIGVTTNPSKNPMFDTEERLAMVKREVANMNLANVEVIGFNALLMKFAEAQGASMIVRGLRAVADFEYEYQMAGMNQQLDDEIETVFLMADVSLQPIASKLVKEIALYGGDISNFVSPTVRDDVVARVEKIGLKGDY, encoded by the coding sequence TTGAGTGAGCGTATAGGCATCTACCCCGGCACGTTCGACCCGATCACGCGCGGACATGCGGATATCATCCGCCGCGCGGCGCGTCTGGTCGACCGGCTGATCATCGGGGTCACCACCAACCCATCCAAGAACCCGATGTTCGACACCGAGGAGCGCCTGGCGATGGTCAAGCGCGAGGTCGCGAACATGAACCTCGCCAATGTCGAGGTGATCGGGTTCAACGCGCTGCTGATGAAGTTTGCCGAGGCGCAGGGGGCCAGCATGATCGTGCGCGGCCTGCGCGCGGTAGCGGACTTCGAATACGAATATCAGATGGCTGGCATGAACCAGCAGCTCGACGACGAGATCGAGACCGTGTTCCTGATGGCAGACGTCTCTCTGCAGCCGATCGCGTCCAAGCTGGTCAAGGAGATCGCGCTGTATGGCGGCGACATTTCCAACTTCGTCAGCCCGACCGTGCGCGACGATGTGGTCGCTCGGGTCGAGAAGATCGGCCTCAAGGGTGACTATTGA
- a CDS encoding peptidylprolyl isomerase, whose product MFKTFLSAVALSALAVTPLAAQDVEAEAPPAERAISDYATIDYNLQEDRENILFLDLSNGQRVAIRLMPDWAPHHVERIKTLAREGFYDGVIFHRVIEGFMAQTGDPTGTGQGGSELPDLQEEFNPMPHVRGTVSMARAQDENSANSQFFIVFYPRFKLDRKYTNFGRVIAGMDAVDAITRGEPPANPTRIVQASIAADNRPAPSPAQLAAPANADARTMRVDELNAPIGE is encoded by the coding sequence ATGTTCAAGACTTTTCTTTCCGCCGTTGCCCTTTCCGCGCTGGCCGTCACTCCGCTGGCCGCCCAGGATGTGGAGGCAGAAGCGCCGCCGGCTGAGCGGGCGATCTCCGACTACGCGACGATCGACTACAACCTGCAGGAAGACCGGGAGAATATCCTGTTCCTCGACCTGTCGAACGGCCAGCGTGTCGCGATCCGGCTGATGCCGGACTGGGCGCCGCACCATGTCGAGCGGATCAAGACGCTGGCGCGCGAAGGCTTCTACGACGGGGTGATCTTCCACCGCGTGATCGAAGGGTTCATGGCGCAGACCGGCGATCCGACCGGCACCGGGCAGGGCGGGTCGGAGCTTCCCGACCTGCAAGAGGAATTCAACCCGATGCCGCACGTGCGCGGCACGGTCTCGATGGCCCGCGCGCAGGACGAGAACAGCGCCAACAGCCAGTTCTTCATCGTGTTCTACCCGCGCTTCAAGCTGGACAGGAAATACACCAATTTCGGCCGCGTGATCGCGGGGATGGATGCGGTCGACGCGATCACGCGCGGCGAGCCGCCTGCAAACCCGACCCGGATCGTGCAGGCTTCGATCGCCGCGGACAACCGCCCCGCGCCGAGCCCTGCGCAGCTGGCCGCGCCCGCGAATGCCGATGCGCGCACGATGAGGGTCGATGAACTGAACGCCCCGATCGGGGAGTGA
- the queA gene encoding tRNA preQ1(34) S-adenosylmethionine ribosyltransferase-isomerase QueA: MRVDLFDFDLPQERIALRPVAPRDAAKMLVVDGAAPFADRQVCDLPDLLRAGDVLVFNDTRVIPAQLEGERIREGASGAAIGATLHKRIDARRWQAFVRNAKRLREGDTIRFPDGVSVTAEARAEDGSWTLAFAGDEPVEQLLARAGAMPLPPYIAQRRAADERDAQDYQTLFADKAGAVAAPTAALHFTPELVERLDAAGIVRETLTLHVGAGTFLPVKADDTAQHKMHAEWGEITVEAAARLNAARAEGRRVIAVGTTSLRLLESAADQNHTIQPFAGDTDIFITPGYEFRAVDGLMTNFHLPKSTLMMLVSALMGRERMMGVYAYAIAHEYRFYSYGDSSLLLP; encoded by the coding sequence ATGCGCGTTGACCTTTTCGATTTCGACCTCCCGCAGGAGAGGATTGCCCTGCGCCCGGTTGCCCCGCGCGACGCGGCGAAGATGCTGGTGGTGGATGGCGCTGCGCCGTTTGCCGACCGGCAGGTGTGCGACCTGCCCGACCTGCTGCGCGCAGGCGACGTGCTGGTGTTCAACGATACCCGCGTGATTCCCGCCCAGCTAGAAGGCGAGCGCATTCGCGAAGGCGCATCGGGCGCGGCGATCGGAGCGACGCTACACAAGCGGATCGACGCACGCCGCTGGCAGGCCTTCGTCCGCAATGCCAAGCGGCTGCGAGAAGGCGACACGATCAGGTTTCCCGATGGCGTGTCGGTAACCGCCGAAGCGCGGGCCGAGGATGGCAGCTGGACGCTGGCCTTCGCGGGTGATGAACCGGTCGAGCAACTGCTCGCCCGGGCGGGCGCGATGCCCCTGCCGCCCTACATCGCGCAGCGCCGCGCTGCGGACGAGCGTGACGCGCAGGACTATCAGACCCTGTTTGCGGACAAGGCGGGTGCCGTCGCTGCACCCACCGCCGCGCTCCATTTCACGCCCGAACTGGTCGAGCGGCTCGATGCGGCGGGGATCGTGCGCGAAACGCTGACGCTGCATGTCGGCGCGGGCACCTTCCTGCCGGTGAAGGCGGATGACACCGCGCAGCACAAGATGCACGCCGAGTGGGGAGAGATCACCGTGGAGGCAGCCGCACGCCTAAACGCCGCGCGCGCCGAGGGCCGCCGGGTGATTGCGGTCGGCACAACCAGCCTGCGCCTGCTCGAAAGCGCGGCGGACCAGAACCACACGATCCAGCCATTCGCCGGCGACACCGACATCTTCATCACGCCGGGATATGAGTTTCGCGCGGTGGACGGGCTGATGACCAATTTCCACCTGCCCAAATCGACCCTGATGATGCTGGTCAGCGCGCTGATGGGGCGGGAACGGATGATGGGGGTATATGCGTACGCCATCGCGCACGAATACCGCTTCTATTCCTACGGGGATTCCTCGCTGCTATTGCCGTGA
- a CDS encoding ABC transporter ATP-binding protein: MPEPILELAGLTKVFPGGFKALDNVDLTINRGEIFALLGPNGAGKTTLIGAVCGLVRPTSGTICAFGQDTKSDWRQARARIGLVPQELSTDMFEPVLHAVEYSRGLFGLAPDPARIEEILRSLSLWDKRNNRIMELSGGMKRRVLIAKAMAHEPDLLFLDEPTAGVDVELRKDMWHQIDAMRARGVTVILTTHYIEEAEEMADRVGIIRGGKILMVDQKDAMMARLGRTEAHVMLAQPLDTLPPAIAAFPVELEEGGRSICYRGGDGTGKGREEVAELTKALIASGIDYVGIDVRESSLEDIFVSLLGDEEEKAA; encoded by the coding sequence ATGCCTGAACCGATCCTAGAGCTTGCCGGCCTCACAAAAGTGTTTCCCGGAGGGTTCAAGGCGCTCGACAATGTCGATCTGACCATCAACCGCGGCGAGATTTTCGCGCTGCTCGGCCCCAACGGCGCGGGCAAGACCACGCTGATCGGCGCGGTTTGCGGCTTGGTGCGGCCGACATCGGGTACGATCTGCGCTTTCGGTCAGGATACCAAAAGCGACTGGCGGCAGGCCCGCGCGCGCATCGGACTGGTCCCGCAGGAACTCTCGACCGACATGTTCGAGCCTGTGCTGCACGCGGTCGAATATTCGCGCGGCCTCTTCGGCCTCGCCCCCGATCCCGCGCGGATCGAGGAAATCCTGCGCTCGCTGAGCCTGTGGGACAAGCGCAACAACCGCATCATGGAGCTTTCCGGCGGGATGAAGCGGCGCGTGCTGATCGCCAAGGCGATGGCGCACGAGCCGGACCTGCTGTTTCTCGACGAGCCGACCGCAGGCGTCGATGTCGAACTGCGCAAGGACATGTGGCACCAGATCGACGCGATGCGCGCGCGCGGTGTGACTGTGATCCTGACCACGCATTATATCGAGGAAGCCGAGGAAATGGCTGACCGGGTCGGCATCATCCGCGGCGGCAAGATCCTGATGGTGGACCAGAAGGACGCGATGATGGCCCGGCTCGGGCGGACCGAGGCGCATGTGATGCTCGCACAGCCGCTCGACACGCTGCCGCCCGCAATCGCGGCCTTCCCGGTAGAGCTGGAGGAGGGCGGACGTTCGATCTGCTATCGCGGCGGCGACGGCACGGGCAAGGGCCGCGAGGAAGTGGCCGAGCTGACCAAGGCGCTGATCGCGAGCGGGATCGACTATGTCGGCATCGATGTGCGCGAAAGCAGCCTGGAGGACATCTTCGTCTCGCTGCTGGGCGATGAAGAGGAGAAGGCGGCATGA
- a CDS encoding ABC transporter permease: MSFNARSAWSIYRRELWRFLRTAFQSVLAPVLTTSLYILVFGSAIGDRMPDVGSVDYGAFIIPGLLMLTLLGETTSNSSFGIYMPRFTGTIYELLSAPVGVAETLAGFVGAAATKSLILAAIILLTARIFVPYDIAHPVFAFVFILLVAASFSLFGFILGIWADSFEKLGIIPMLILTPLTFLGGTFYSIADLPAPWNTVALANPIVYLVSGLRWTFYGSADVSIWLSLSLTLAFLVICTAVIAYIFRTGWRLRN; the protein is encoded by the coding sequence ATGAGCTTCAACGCGCGTTCCGCATGGTCGATCTATCGGCGTGAGCTGTGGCGCTTCCTGCGCACGGCGTTCCAGTCCGTTCTTGCACCGGTGCTCACCACATCGCTCTATATCCTCGTCTTCGGCAGCGCGATCGGCGACCGGATGCCTGACGTGGGCTCGGTCGATTACGGCGCGTTCATCATTCCCGGCCTGCTGATGCTGACCCTGCTGGGCGAGACGACCAGCAATTCGAGCTTCGGCATATACATGCCGCGCTTCACCGGCACGATCTACGAACTGCTGAGCGCGCCCGTGGGCGTGGCGGAGACACTGGCCGGCTTCGTCGGTGCGGCTGCGACCAAGAGCCTGATTCTGGCGGCGATCATCCTCCTGACCGCGCGGATATTCGTGCCTTACGACATCGCGCATCCGGTGTTCGCCTTCGTGTTCATCCTGCTGGTCGCGGCCAGTTTCAGCCTGTTCGGCTTTATCCTTGGCATCTGGGCGGACAGTTTCGAAAAGCTGGGCATCATCCCGATGCTGATCCTGACCCCGCTGACCTTCCTGGGTGGCACGTTCTATTCGATCGCGGACCTGCCCGCGCCGTGGAACACGGTCGCGCTGGCCAATCCGATCGTCTACCTCGTCAGCGGGCTGCGCTGGACATTTTACGGCTCCGCCGATGTCAGTATCTGGCTCTCGCTGTCGCTGACGCTGGCCTTCCTCGTGATCTGTACAGCGGTCATCGCATACATCTTCCGTACCGGGTGGCGGTTGCGCAACTGA
- a CDS encoding YdiY family protein, which yields MPTRTIAAAALCGLFATPAFAEVPPDVQAMIDAAIATGDKAKVETVFDLAKQTQPDHAEEIEALAVVWRADQEEAKRLAEQHKQEEIRQAGMLDLWSGEGQVGAFLSTGNSEDAGLSVALNLKREGIDWTHALRASADYQRSNGVTSRERYLVAYEPRFQMGENLFAYGLAQYEHDKFQGFDHRYAVSGGVGYTLLDSDSATLSIKAGPAYRVTQRTDGTSVDRIAGLFGMDFDWELSDRITFTQDANAVAETGAEALLIVDSANTTLNLLSGIDFKVSDRLRSRLSYQLEYNSNVPADQSSTDTLTRFTLVYGF from the coding sequence ATGCCGACCAGAACGATTGCTGCCGCAGCACTATGCGGCCTGTTTGCAACGCCCGCCTTCGCCGAAGTCCCGCCCGATGTGCAGGCGATGATCGACGCCGCCATCGCCACCGGCGACAAGGCGAAGGTGGAAACCGTGTTCGACCTGGCCAAGCAGACCCAGCCCGACCACGCCGAGGAGATCGAGGCACTGGCGGTCGTCTGGCGCGCCGATCAGGAAGAGGCCAAGCGGCTCGCCGAACAGCACAAGCAGGAAGAGATCCGCCAGGCCGGAATGCTGGACCTGTGGTCCGGCGAAGGGCAGGTTGGTGCCTTCCTGTCGACAGGCAACAGCGAGGATGCCGGACTCTCGGTCGCGCTCAACCTCAAGCGCGAGGGGATCGACTGGACCCATGCGCTGCGTGCCAGCGCAGATTACCAGCGCTCCAACGGGGTGACGAGCCGGGAGCGGTATCTGGTTGCCTACGAGCCGCGCTTCCAGATGGGCGAGAACCTGTTCGCCTATGGTCTTGCTCAGTACGAGCATGACAAGTTCCAGGGCTTCGACCATCGCTACGCGGTTTCGGGCGGGGTCGGTTACACCCTGCTCGATAGCGATTCCGCGACGCTCTCGATCAAGGCAGGCCCGGCCTATCGCGTGACGCAGCGTACCGACGGCACCAGCGTCGACCGGATCGCCGGGCTGTTCGGGATGGACTTCGACTGGGAGCTTTCCGACCGCATCACCTTCACACAGGATGCCAACGCCGTGGCGGAGACCGGGGCGGAAGCGCTGCTGATCGTGGACAGTGCGAACACGACGCTCAATCTGCTCAGTGGGATCGATTTCAAGGTCAGCGACCGGCTGCGCTCGCGCCTTTCCTATCAGCTGGAATACAACAGCAATGTCCCTGCCGACCAGAGCAGCACCGATACGCTGACCCGCTTCACGCTGGTCTACGGTTTCTGA
- the tgt gene encoding tRNA guanosine(34) transglycosylase Tgt, which translates to MSTRFQFDISARSGAARTGTIQMMRGEIRTPAFMPVGTAATVKGMKPESVCAAGADIILGNTYHLMLRPGAERVARLGGLHKFMNWDRPILTDSGGYQVMSLSDLNKLTEEGVEFRSHLDGSKHMLTPERSMEIQRLLGSDIVMAFDECPRADRPLAEIEASMEMSMRWAKRSRDAFDAGGEHAARAALFGIQQGALDEGLRRRSAEALSEIGFDGYAIGGLAVGEGQEAMFATLDFAPGQLPDNAPRYLMGVGKPDDLVGAVERGVDMFDCVLPTRSGRNGQAFTWDGPMNLRNARFAEDTDPLDSKCACPTCATYSRAYLHHLIKSGEMLGAMLLTEHNIGFYQQLMQAMRDAIAQDRFAAFARGFRDTYLRTG; encoded by the coding sequence ATGAGCACCCGTTTCCAGTTCGATATTTCCGCCCGCAGCGGTGCGGCCCGCACCGGCACGATCCAGATGATGCGCGGAGAGATCCGCACGCCCGCCTTCATGCCAGTCGGCACGGCCGCCACGGTCAAGGGGATGAAGCCCGAAAGCGTGTGCGCGGCGGGCGCGGACATCATCCTCGGCAACACGTACCACCTCATGCTGCGCCCCGGGGCGGAGCGGGTCGCGAGGCTGGGCGGGCTGCACAAATTCATGAACTGGGACCGCCCGATCCTGACCGACAGCGGCGGCTATCAGGTGATGAGCCTGTCCGATCTCAACAAGCTGACCGAGGAAGGCGTGGAGTTCCGCAGCCATCTCGACGGCTCGAAACACATGCTCACGCCCGAACGCAGCATGGAGATCCAGCGCCTGCTGGGCAGCGATATCGTGATGGCGTTCGACGAATGCCCCCGCGCGGACCGCCCGCTGGCCGAGATCGAGGCGAGCATGGAAATGTCGATGCGCTGGGCGAAGCGCAGCCGCGATGCTTTCGATGCAGGCGGCGAGCACGCCGCCCGCGCGGCGCTGTTCGGCATCCAGCAGGGTGCGCTGGACGAGGGCCTTCGCCGCCGCTCCGCCGAGGCGCTGAGCGAGATCGGCTTCGACGGCTACGCGATCGGCGGGCTCGCCGTCGGGGAAGGGCAGGAGGCGATGTTCGCCACGCTCGACTTCGCGCCCGGCCAGCTGCCCGATAATGCACCGCGCTACCTGATGGGGGTGGGCAAGCCGGACGATCTGGTCGGCGCGGTGGAGCGCGGGGTCGATATGTTCGACTGCGTGCTGCCGACCCGCTCGGGCCGCAACGGGCAGGCATTCACCTGGGATGGCCCGATGAACCTTCGCAATGCGCGCTTCGCGGAAGATACCGATCCGCTCGACAGCAAATGCGCCTGCCCCACCTGCGCGACCTACAGCCGCGCCTATCTGCATCACCTGATCAAGTCGGGCGAGATGCTGGGCGCGATGCTGCTGACCGAGCACAATATCGGCTTCTACCAGCAGCTGATGCAGGCGATGCGCGATGCGATCGCGCAGGATCGCTTCGCCGCCTTTGCGCGCGGCTTTCGCGATACCTATCTTCGGACAGGATGA
- a CDS encoding M50 family metallopeptidase, with the protein MSYLAEQDRQQRITLLVILGLGSLMIWHAPFGALLLYPFTILSTWFHEMGHGLSAILMGERFDSLVIYPDGSGVAMSLVSPDRTALQDAIIAAGGPIGPALAGAALIASSRTLKGTRIALAVLGAALLLTTAIWVRSVTGWLVLPIAGIAILAIARNANADQQRFAIQLLGVQAVISVWAQSGYLFTQGGMLGGMPQISDTGAISAALGLSYWFWAIVLSAINIAILWWSLRYAFRR; encoded by the coding sequence ATGAGCTACCTCGCAGAACAGGACCGGCAGCAGCGGATCACGCTGCTCGTCATTCTCGGTCTGGGATCGCTGATGATCTGGCATGCGCCCTTCGGCGCGCTGCTGCTGTATCCGTTCACCATCCTGTCTACCTGGTTCCACGAGATGGGCCATGGCCTGTCCGCCATACTGATGGGCGAGCGGTTCGATTCGCTGGTGATCTATCCGGACGGATCGGGCGTCGCGATGTCGCTGGTCTCGCCCGATCGCACCGCGCTGCAGGATGCGATCATCGCGGCGGGCGGACCGATCGGCCCGGCGCTGGCAGGCGCGGCGCTGATCGCTTCGTCTCGCACGCTGAAGGGCACGCGCATCGCACTTGCGGTGCTGGGGGCGGCGCTGTTGCTGACGACCGCGATCTGGGTCCGCAGCGTGACGGGCTGGCTGGTCCTGCCGATCGCCGGGATCGCCATCCTCGCCATCGCCCGCAACGCCAATGCGGACCAGCAGCGCTTCGCGATCCAGCTGCTGGGCGTGCAGGCAGTGATCAGCGTGTGGGCGCAGTCGGGATATCTGTTCACCCAAGGCGGAATGCTGGGCGGCATGCCGCAGATTTCGGACACGGGGGCGATCTCCGCCGCGCTCGGCCTGTCCTACTGGTTCTGGGCGATCGTGCTCAGCGCGATCAACATTGCTATCCTGTGGTGGAGCCTGCGCTACGCATTTCGCCGCTGA